Proteins encoded together in one Orbaceae bacterium lpD01 window:
- a CDS encoding DNA-binding transcriptional regulator YciT: MYDVMVSGNDKNNDINMHKRHQKILELINHRQKVSVNELSQLTDVSVVTIRHDLSYLQAQNYVKRTHGFAEILDRDVMSDRIQLNFSLKQQLAKYALKFIDDGDSIFIEGGSTNALLARELLNFDGEIIVITVCTYIAELLKEAKFDVILFGGLLQAKSESVVGPLTRMCVNHTHFNKAFLGVDGYHPDVGFTGRDMMRAEVINSVLDKGVQNYVITDSSKFGSIFPYTISANKIKHIITDNNLDQKFEAALKNESVNIYKL; encoded by the coding sequence GTGTATGATGTTATGGTAAGCGGAAATGATAAAAATAATGATATTAACATGCATAAAAGACATCAAAAAATTTTAGAATTAATTAATCATCGGCAAAAAGTGAGCGTTAATGAATTATCTCAGCTCACCGATGTTTCAGTGGTGACTATTCGTCACGATTTATCTTATCTGCAAGCGCAAAATTATGTCAAACGAACCCATGGTTTTGCTGAGATCCTTGATCGTGATGTCATGAGCGATCGTATTCAACTTAATTTTTCATTAAAACAACAATTAGCTAAATATGCCTTAAAATTTATTGATGATGGCGATTCTATTTTTATCGAAGGTGGGAGTACTAATGCTTTATTAGCCAGAGAGTTACTGAACTTTGACGGTGAAATTATTGTAATTACAGTGTGTACCTATATAGCTGAATTATTAAAAGAGGCTAAATTTGATGTCATTTTATTCGGCGGATTACTGCAAGCGAAAAGCGAAAGTGTTGTTGGCCCTTTGACGAGAATGTGTGTCAATCATACTCATTTTAATAAGGCTTTCTTAGGTGTTGATGGTTATCATCCTGATGTTGGTTTTACGGGGCGTGATATGATGCGTGCGGAAGTGATCAATAGTGTCCTTGATAAGGGAGTACAAAATTATGTTATTACCGATTCCTCTAAATTTGGCTCAATTTTTCCTTATACTATTTCAGCAAATAAGATAAAGCATATTATTACTGATAATAATCTTGATCAGAAATTCGAAGCCGCCTTAAAAAATGAATCTGTTAATATTTATAAGCTATGA
- a CDS encoding NirD/YgiW/YdeI family stress tolerance protein: MKKTVILATALSLFISGAALANTQDKEGTKTEHTTCTAKNHKCGNHQAITATTAEGVQKLAKDTRVKLSGYIIKSESENKYQFKDDTGTLTVNIDRHNWGSLSMNPEEKVEIYGKVEKKADSVIVDVKRIAKEK, encoded by the coding sequence ATGAAAAAAACGGTAATTTTAGCCACAGCATTGAGTCTTTTTATCTCAGGTGCAGCATTAGCCAATACCCAAGATAAAGAAGGGACTAAAACTGAACATACTACTTGTACAGCAAAAAACCATAAATGCGGCAATCACCAAGCTATTACAGCAACTACCGCTGAAGGCGTACAAAAACTAGCAAAAGATACCAGAGTGAAATTAAGCGGTTATATTATTAAGTCTGAAAGTGAAAATAAATATCAGTTCAAAGATGATACCGGTACGCTTACTGTGAATATCGATCGCCATAATTGGGGCTCTTTAAGCATGAATCCTGAAGAGAAAGTTGAAATCTACGGTAAAGTTGAAAAGAAAGCAGATTCAGTGATTGTTGATGTTAAACGAATTGCTAAAGAAAAATAA
- the rnz gene encoding ribonuclease Z, which produces MELVFLGTSAGKPTSDRNVTSIVLNLMPERKTIWLFDCGEATQHQLMKTDLRLAKLEIIFITHLHGDHLFGLPGILTSRSLMMNMSPVKLIGPKGIKRFVETVTEVSDSILSYPLEIIELEDEGVVFEDATFKVVARKLEHRIVCYGYRIMQKDETMRLNIPKLQADNIPVAYYPLVKNGDVIELADKRLINAKDYLEPPIKGKIVTILGDTLPCDATIALARDADVLVHEATQGADLVEKANMRGHSTTVQAAEIAQKSQVNHLILTHISPRYPLWQSRKLLKEAQAVFAHTDIAKDLAIFPVN; this is translated from the coding sequence ATGGAGTTAGTCTTTTTAGGCACCAGTGCCGGTAAACCTACCTCAGATCGTAATGTGACCAGTATTGTATTGAACTTAATGCCGGAGAGAAAAACCATCTGGTTATTTGATTGCGGTGAGGCAACTCAACATCAGTTAATGAAAACAGACTTAAGATTAGCGAAATTGGAGATAATCTTTATTACGCATTTACATGGTGACCATCTATTTGGTTTACCAGGTATTTTAACCAGCCGCTCGTTAATGATGAATATGTCACCAGTCAAGCTAATTGGCCCTAAAGGTATTAAACGTTTTGTTGAAACCGTTACTGAAGTGAGTGATTCGATACTCAGTTACCCACTTGAAATTATTGAATTAGAGGATGAGGGCGTGGTATTTGAAGATGCAACATTTAAGGTTGTGGCTCGTAAACTTGAACATCGAATTGTTTGTTACGGTTATCGGATTATGCAGAAAGATGAGACGATGCGTTTAAATATACCGAAGCTGCAAGCCGATAATATACCTGTAGCGTACTATCCATTAGTCAAAAATGGTGATGTTATTGAGCTTGCCGATAAACGTCTCATCAATGCCAAAGACTATCTTGAGCCGCCAATTAAAGGCAAAATTGTGACTATTTTGGGGGATACATTACCTTGTGATGCGACAATTGCATTAGCCAGAGATGCAGATGTGTTAGTTCATGAAGCAACACAGGGTGCCGATTTAGTTGAAAAGGCCAATATGCGTGGACATTCAACGACTGTACAAGCGGCTGAAATAGCCCAAAAAAGTCAAGTTAATCATCTTATTTTAACCCATATTAGTCCGCGTTATCCTTTATGGCAAAGTCGAAAATTATTAAAAGAGGCTCAAGCTGTTTTTGCTCATACCGATATTGCTAAAGATTTGGCGATTTTCCCAGTAAATTGA
- a CDS encoding GrxA family glutaredoxin: MYAVIFGRPGCPYCVRAKELAEKLSQDRDDFSYRYVDIQAEGITKEDLSKSVGKPVETVPQIFIDEKPIGGCTDFEAYAKEHLGLFQQQD; this comes from the coding sequence ATGTACGCTGTTATTTTTGGACGTCCAGGATGTCCTTACTGTGTAAGAGCAAAAGAATTAGCTGAAAAATTGTCTCAAGATCGTGATGATTTTTCATATCGATATGTTGATATTCAAGCAGAAGGTATCACTAAAGAAGACTTATCAAAAAGCGTCGGCAAACCAGTAGAAACTGTGCCACAAATTTTCATTGATGAGAAACCAATTGGTGGATGCACTGATTTTGAAGCTTATGCAAAAGAACATTTAGGCCTTTTTCAACAGCAAGATTAA
- a CDS encoding GNAT family N-acetyltransferase, whose translation MTSCADIWLAASLIAHDFIPAHFWHQQYANLCEKYLSQSDIYLATYNEQIVGFAATTNPNTIAALFVHPSYWHSGVGQALLSDVLKQKPRLQLTVYAKNRQAINFYLKQGFNKLTEQICPYTDETEWIMTTA comes from the coding sequence ATGACATCCTGTGCTGATATTTGGCTAGCAGCATCACTGATCGCACATGATTTTATTCCTGCGCATTTTTGGCATCAACAATACGCTAATCTGTGTGAGAAGTACTTATCACAATCGGATATTTATCTGGCTACATATAACGAGCAAATCGTTGGTTTTGCCGCAACAACCAATCCAAATACCATTGCCGCACTTTTTGTTCATCCCAGTTATTGGCACTCAGGCGTTGGACAAGCACTATTGAGTGATGTATTAAAGCAGAAACCACGGTTACAATTAACTGTTTATGCAAAAAATCGTCAGGCTATAAATTTTTATTTAAAACAAGGATTTAATAAATTAACCGAACAAATTTGTCCTTATACCGATGAAACCGAATGGATCATGACGACAGCTTAA
- the ilvD gene encoding dihydroxy-acid dehydratase, producing MPKYRSATSVEGRNMAGARSLWRATGVKNEDFGKPIIAVVNSFTQFVPGHVHLKDIGQLVAKQIEAAGGIAKEFNTIAVDDGIAMGHGGMLYSLPSRELIADSVEYMVNAHCVDAMICISNCDKITPGMLMAALRLNIPAIFVSGGPMEAGKTKLSDQIIKLDLIDAMIQGANPNVSDEDSQQIEEAACPTCGSCSGMFTANSMNCLAEALGLALPGNGSLVATHQQREKLFLDAAKHIVEITKQYYEKDNDAVLPRNVASKAAYENAMALDIAMGGSTNTVLHLLATAQEGEVDFNMTDIDRLSRKIPHLCKVAPSTQQYHMEDVHRAGGVIAILAELDRAGLINRNVKNVLGYSLPEMFAQYDIMQTTDADVKKMYQAGPAGIRTTKAFSQDCYWDSLDTDRQAGCIRDKAHAYSQDGGLAALYGNIALDGAIVKTAGVSAENLVFTGPAKVYESQEEAVDAILGGRVVAGDVVVIRYEGPKGGPGMQEMLYPTSYLKSMGLGKACALITDGRFSGGTSGLSIGHVSPEAANGGVIGLVRDGDIINIDIPNRKMELQVAEPELERRRVAELALGDKAWTPKHRQRQVSYALRAYASLATSADKGAVRDKSKLGG from the coding sequence ATGCCTAAATATCGTTCTGCAACATCGGTCGAAGGCCGTAATATGGCGGGCGCTCGTTCATTATGGCGAGCAACTGGCGTTAAAAATGAAGATTTTGGCAAACCGATTATTGCGGTCGTCAACTCATTTACACAATTTGTACCAGGTCATGTGCATTTAAAAGATATCGGTCAGCTGGTTGCCAAACAGATTGAGGCGGCCGGCGGTATTGCCAAAGAGTTCAATACCATTGCTGTTGATGATGGTATTGCAATGGGGCATGGCGGTATGCTTTATTCACTGCCTTCACGTGAATTGATCGCCGACTCTGTGGAGTATATGGTGAATGCACACTGCGTCGATGCCATGATCTGTATCTCAAACTGTGACAAAATTACGCCCGGTATGTTAATGGCCGCATTACGCTTAAATATCCCGGCTATTTTTGTTTCAGGTGGGCCAATGGAAGCGGGAAAAACCAAATTATCCGATCAGATCATTAAGCTTGATTTAATTGATGCGATGATTCAAGGGGCTAATCCGAATGTATCTGATGAAGATAGTCAACAAATAGAAGAGGCCGCTTGCCCAACATGTGGTTCATGTTCAGGCATGTTTACGGCTAACTCAATGAACTGTCTAGCTGAAGCACTCGGTTTAGCACTACCGGGCAATGGCTCATTAGTGGCTACTCATCAACAACGTGAAAAACTATTTCTTGATGCAGCAAAACATATTGTTGAGATAACCAAGCAGTATTATGAAAAAGATAATGATGCCGTGCTTCCACGTAATGTGGCCAGTAAAGCTGCTTATGAAAATGCCATGGCATTAGATATTGCGATGGGTGGCTCAACCAATACCGTATTACATCTGCTGGCAACGGCGCAAGAGGGTGAAGTTGATTTTAATATGACCGATATTGATCGTCTGTCACGTAAAATTCCCCATTTATGTAAAGTTGCCCCGAGTACGCAGCAGTATCATATGGAAGATGTACACCGCGCGGGCGGGGTGATTGCTATTTTAGCCGAGCTGGATCGTGCCGGTTTAATTAATCGCAATGTTAAAAATGTGCTAGGTTATAGTTTACCTGAGATGTTTGCTCAATACGATATTATGCAAACAACAGATGCGGATGTGAAAAAAATGTATCAGGCAGGTCCCGCTGGCATTCGTACCACGAAAGCATTCTCACAAGATTGTTATTGGGATTCGCTTGATACTGATCGCCAAGCAGGTTGTATTCGGGATAAAGCGCATGCTTATAGCCAAGATGGTGGGCTTGCTGCTTTATATGGCAATATTGCGCTTGATGGTGCGATTGTCAAAACAGCGGGAGTCAGTGCTGAAAATTTAGTGTTTACCGGTCCTGCTAAAGTTTATGAGAGCCAGGAAGAGGCCGTTGACGCTATTTTAGGTGGCCGAGTGGTCGCTGGCGATGTGGTGGTCATTCGTTATGAGGGACCGAAAGGTGGACCGGGTATGCAAGAGATGCTTTATCCAACCAGTTACTTAAAATCGATGGGACTGGGTAAAGCGTGCGCACTCATCACTGATGGACGTTTTTCTGGCGGAACCTCAGGACTATCAATTGGTCATGTCTCGCCTGAAGCAGCGAATGGTGGCGTTATCGGTTTAGTGCGAGATGGTGATATTATCAATATTGATATACCTAATCGTAAAATGGAGTTACAAGTCGCTGAACCGGAACTGGAAAGGCGACGTGTGGCTGAGTTAGCACTTGGGGATAAAGCATGGACACCAAAACATCGTCAACGTCAGGTATCTTATGCACTGCGCGCCTATGCCAGTTTAGCTACCAGCGCAGATAAAGGTGCGGTAAGAGATAAAAGTAAATTAGGTGGTTAA
- the ilvM gene encoding acetolactate synthase 2 small subunit, with product MMNNSKLTISAYYRLGILERILRVIRHRGAHVVTMDMQVLENNMLGMNITVQSERAITLVANQLQKLIDVTDVQVESLSQA from the coding sequence ATGATGAATAACAGCAAGTTAACGATTTCAGCTTACTATCGTTTAGGTATTTTAGAACGAATATTGCGGGTTATCCGCCATCGTGGTGCGCATGTTGTCACCATGGATATGCAAGTCTTAGAAAATAATATGCTGGGTATGAATATTACGGTGCAGAGTGAAAGAGCAATCACGTTAGTGGCGAATCAATTACAAAAACTGATTGATGTAACCGATGTGCAAGTTGAGTCATTGAGCCAAGCATAA
- the tsaB gene encoding tRNA (adenosine(37)-N6)-threonylcarbamoyltransferase complex dimerization subunit type 1 TsaB — protein MALTILALDTSTEACSVALLKGTQITAEFIVSQREHTKRILPMVDQILATAQCQLTELDAIAFGCGPGSFTGVRIGIGIAQGLALGADKPLLAVSTLATLAQGAYRLTRAKNVVAAIDARMNEVYLGQYELMADDDWVCLQEKVIKPEQVASAIKPFSGSRQTFFAGTGWQTYPDMLPDLSDSGLLLPHAQDMLPLAKRMWHNGEITPIAEVEPTYLRNEVTWKKLPGR, from the coding sequence ATGGCATTAACAATTTTAGCGTTGGATACGTCAACGGAGGCGTGTTCAGTTGCATTACTGAAAGGTACGCAAATCACGGCGGAATTTATCGTTTCGCAAAGAGAACATACTAAGCGCATACTACCGATGGTGGATCAGATTTTAGCGACGGCTCAGTGCCAGTTAACCGAGCTTGATGCGATTGCATTTGGTTGTGGTCCGGGCAGTTTTACGGGCGTGAGAATCGGCATTGGTATCGCTCAAGGTCTTGCTCTGGGTGCAGATAAACCACTATTAGCGGTTTCGACATTAGCCACTTTAGCACAAGGCGCTTATCGTTTAACGCGAGCTAAAAATGTGGTTGCCGCCATCGATGCCAGAATGAATGAGGTCTATTTAGGGCAATATGAACTCATGGCTGACGATGATTGGGTTTGTCTACAAGAGAAAGTGATAAAACCTGAACAGGTTGCCTCGGCGATTAAACCTTTTTCGGGTTCTCGACAAACATTTTTTGCGGGGACTGGCTGGCAAACCTATCCCGATATGTTGCCAGATTTATCTGATAGTGGTCTGTTACTGCCACATGCACAAGATATGTTACCACTGGCGAAAAGAATGTGGCATAATGGCGAGATTACCCCTATTGCCGAGGTTGAACCAACCTACTTGAGAAATGAAGTAACCTGGAAAAAGTTACCCGGCAGGTAA
- the uraH gene encoding hydroxyisourate hydrolase produces the protein MQKAALLVIGLLISSLTFFANAESNPLSVHVLNLENGLPSSGVEVKLEQKVGDNWQVLNTAITNEQGRITGLYPDGKALIKDATYKVTFETGKWFKAHNVKTFFPEIPVIFSTDGGLDHYHIPLLLSPYGYSTYRGN, from the coding sequence ATGCAAAAAGCAGCATTGTTGGTTATCGGTTTATTAATTAGTAGTTTAACATTTTTTGCCAATGCCGAAAGTAATCCACTCAGTGTTCATGTGCTTAACTTGGAAAATGGTTTACCTTCTTCAGGGGTTGAGGTTAAACTTGAACAAAAAGTCGGTGATAATTGGCAGGTTTTAAATACTGCTATTACCAATGAACAAGGCCGGATCACTGGTTTATATCCTGATGGCAAGGCCTTAATAAAAGATGCGACCTATAAAGTCACCTTTGAAACTGGAAAATGGTTTAAAGCGCATAATGTTAAAACCTTTTTCCCTGAGATTCCGGTGATATTCAGTACTGATGGTGGTTTAGATCATTATCATATTCCACTGTTATTAAGTCCTTATGGATATTCTACTTATCGTGGAAATTAG
- the ilvG gene encoding acetolactate synthase 2 catalytic subunit translates to MTGAQWIVQALKDHGVNIVFGYPGGQIMPLYDALYDVELEHVLCRHEQGAAMAAIGYARATGQTSVCIATSGPGATNLLTGLADALIDSVPVVAITGQVPTGLIGTDAFQEIDVLGMSLACTKHSFLVDSLESLPDIIEEAFHIASSGRPGPVLIDIPKDIQIAHANFSQFLSSSYPTFSLPSVNQQDIDKAKMMLSHAKKPILYVGGGVGMADAVNELRSFVQTTGLPCVATLKGLGSVDYRDPLYLGLLGMHGSKAANLSVQESDLLIAVGVRFDDRVTGKLNEFASQAKVIHIDVDPAEINKLKQAHLAVTGDLKQVLPLLAQSLNITSWQTHVKQLDLDFPVRYDHPGEAIYAPLLLKQLSALKNDNTVITTDVGQHQMWTAQHMRFSHPMNFITSSGLGTMGFGLPAAIGAQLARPDDCVICVSGDGSFMMNIQELTTIKRKQLPVKIVLIDNQRLGMVRQWQQLFFAARYSETNLSDNPDFLVLASAFDIPGERITQKSEVMPALEKMLTHAGPYLLHVSIDEMENVWPLVPPGASNEKMLERI, encoded by the coding sequence ATGACAGGCGCGCAGTGGATTGTACAAGCATTAAAAGATCATGGTGTAAATATTGTTTTTGGTTATCCTGGTGGTCAGATTATGCCGCTTTATGATGCATTATATGATGTTGAACTTGAACATGTACTTTGTCGTCATGAACAAGGTGCCGCAATGGCTGCAATTGGTTATGCGCGTGCAACGGGACAAACGAGCGTCTGTATTGCCACATCTGGTCCTGGTGCGACCAATTTATTAACCGGGCTTGCAGATGCACTCATCGATTCAGTGCCTGTTGTGGCAATAACCGGCCAAGTACCCACTGGATTGATTGGCACAGATGCTTTTCAAGAGATTGATGTACTAGGAATGTCCTTAGCTTGTACCAAGCACAGCTTTTTAGTTGATTCGCTAGAGAGCTTGCCAGATATCATTGAAGAGGCTTTTCATATCGCAAGCTCAGGAAGACCCGGTCCAGTGCTAATCGATATACCTAAAGATATTCAAATAGCTCATGCCAATTTTTCTCAGTTTCTCAGCTCATCTTATCCAACATTTTCATTACCTTCTGTTAACCAACAAGATATCGATAAAGCCAAAATGATGTTATCCCACGCTAAAAAGCCCATACTTTATGTAGGTGGTGGGGTTGGAATGGCCGATGCGGTCAATGAGTTACGCAGCTTCGTACAAACTACAGGTCTCCCCTGTGTTGCGACGTTAAAAGGGCTCGGTTCTGTCGATTATCGAGATCCGCTCTATTTAGGTTTATTAGGGATGCATGGCTCAAAAGCCGCTAATTTATCCGTGCAAGAGAGTGATTTATTGATTGCTGTTGGCGTACGTTTTGATGACAGGGTTACTGGTAAGTTAAATGAGTTTGCCAGTCAGGCCAAAGTGATTCATATTGATGTAGATCCGGCTGAAATTAATAAATTAAAACAGGCCCATTTAGCCGTAACGGGCGATTTGAAACAGGTTTTACCCCTATTAGCTCAATCCTTAAATATTACCTCATGGCAGACACATGTCAAACAGTTAGATCTTGATTTTCCGGTACGTTACGATCATCCTGGTGAAGCGATTTATGCTCCTTTGTTACTCAAACAGTTATCTGCATTAAAAAATGATAATACCGTGATAACGACGGACGTAGGACAGCATCAAATGTGGACGGCGCAACATATGCGCTTTAGTCATCCTATGAATTTTATTACCTCAAGCGGTCTGGGCACGATGGGCTTTGGGCTCCCTGCGGCGATTGGCGCACAATTAGCCAGACCTGATGATTGTGTGATCTGCGTTTCCGGCGACGGCTCCTTTATGATGAATATTCAAGAGCTGACCACCATAAAACGCAAACAGCTGCCGGTTAAAATTGTGCTGATTGATAACCAGCGGTTAGGAATGGTGAGACAGTGGCAGCAGCTCTTTTTTGCGGCCCGATATAGTGAAACCAACCTATCAGATAATCCTGATTTTTTAGTCTTAGCCAGTGCCTTTGATATTCCAGGAGAACGCATTACCCAAAAATCAGAAGTGATGCCGGCATTAGAAAAAATGTTGACTCATGCTGGTCCTTATTTACTGCATGTGAGTATCGACGAAATGGAAAATGTCTGGCCATTAGTGCCACCAGGCGCATCAAATGAAAAGATGCTTGAGCGTATTTAA
- a CDS encoding branched-chain amino acid transaminase, translating to MATTAKSEYIWFNNEMTPWAEAKVHVMSHALHYGSSVFEGIRCYDSYKGPVIFRHREHMQRLHDSAKIYRMPIAYSVDELMTATRQTLSKNNLKSAYIRPLVFIGDIGMGVNPPAGYQTDVMIAAFPWGAYLGEEALELGINAMVSSWNRAAPNTIPTAAKAGGNYLSSLLIGSEARRHGYQEGIALDVHGYVSEGAGENIFIVKNQVLYTPTLTSAALPGITRDAILTLAKDLGITICEQTLSRESLYLADEVFMTGTAAEITPVRSIDGIEIGIGRCGPTTKRIQQAFFGLFNGQTQDKYGWLDPVK from the coding sequence ATGGCTACAACAGCAAAATCGGAATATATATGGTTTAATAATGAAATGACGCCTTGGGCTGAGGCAAAAGTTCATGTTATGTCTCATGCGCTCCATTATGGGTCATCGGTATTTGAAGGGATACGTTGTTATGATTCCTATAAAGGCCCGGTGATATTTCGCCATCGTGAGCACATGCAGCGATTACATGATTCCGCTAAAATTTATCGTATGCCCATCGCTTATTCGGTCGATGAATTAATGACTGCGACACGTCAGACGCTATCAAAAAATAATTTGAAAAGTGCCTATATTCGTCCTTTAGTTTTTATCGGTGATATTGGAATGGGTGTTAATCCGCCTGCCGGTTATCAGACCGATGTCATGATTGCCGCATTTCCATGGGGTGCCTATTTAGGTGAAGAAGCACTCGAGCTAGGTATTAATGCGATGGTTTCTTCATGGAATCGCGCTGCGCCAAATACAATTCCGACTGCTGCAAAAGCTGGTGGTAATTATCTCTCGTCTTTACTGATTGGTAGCGAAGCGCGTCGTCATGGTTATCAGGAAGGTATTGCCCTTGATGTACATGGTTATGTGTCAGAAGGTGCCGGTGAGAATATTTTTATCGTTAAAAATCAGGTGCTTTATACACCAACTTTAACGTCAGCGGCACTACCTGGTATTACGCGCGATGCGATTTTAACCTTAGCCAAAGATCTCGGTATTACGATTTGCGAGCAGACACTTTCCCGAGAATCACTCTATTTAGCTGATGAAGTCTTTATGACCGGTACTGCCGCTGAAATCACGCCTGTGCGGAGTATTGATGGGATTGAGATAGGTATTGGTCGCTGTGGCCCAACAACTAAACGAATTCAACAGGCATTTTTTGGTCTGTTTAATGGCCAAACACAAGATAAATATGGGTGGTTAGATCCGGTAAAATAA
- a CDS encoding ATP-dependent DNA helicase — protein MDDFAPDGLLAKAIKGFKAREPQQMMARAVTQAIEHKQQLVVEAGTGTGKTFAYLVPALRSDKKVIISTGSKNLQDQLYTKDLPLIKKALDYTGKIALLKGRSNYLCLERLSHQYAAAGELSPALREDLSKTKCWSLKTTDGDISKCSTVNEDSPIWSILTSTNDNCLGSECANYEDCYVVKARRRAMNADIVVVNHHLFLADVVVKETGFGELIPQADVMIFDEAHQIPDLACQYFGMQLSSRQLFDLAKEIMLCYRTEVKDMSQLQKCADKLTKSIQDLRLAIGESGFKGNLRDLVQRDKVKTSLALIFDALAFCHEVLQLALGRSAVLDNCLERINEYDILLKRLLQVNEAGFSYWYECSSYHFTLALTPLSVSDKFSELLTERKSSWIFTSATLSVDQNLDYFTDRLGLDKAQPLLLVSPFDYENQTLLCVPRYIPSPNEKNSAAKLAEILLPVIEANQGRCFCLCTSYAMMNSLAQEFKQSSLLPVLVQGETSKTKLLEQFIEKGNAILVATSSFWEGIDVRGDALSCVIIDKLPFSSPDEPLMKARMEDCILRGEDPFTQVQIPEAVITLKQGVGRLIRDHHDRGVIIICDNRLVMRPYGATFINSLPPSPRTRDMHKVIDFLQMKK, from the coding sequence ATGGATGATTTTGCGCCAGATGGTCTCCTTGCTAAGGCGATAAAGGGGTTTAAGGCGCGTGAGCCACAACAGATGATGGCTCGGGCTGTAACCCAAGCCATTGAACATAAACAACAATTGGTTGTAGAGGCCGGTACCGGTACGGGTAAAACCTTTGCTTATCTAGTGCCGGCACTTCGTAGTGATAAAAAAGTCATCATTTCGACAGGTTCCAAAAATTTACAAGATCAGCTTTATACCAAAGATTTGCCTTTAATTAAAAAAGCACTAGACTATACTGGAAAAATAGCCTTGTTAAAAGGGCGCAGTAACTATTTATGTTTAGAGCGACTTTCTCATCAGTATGCTGCAGCTGGCGAACTCAGTCCTGCTTTGCGTGAAGATTTATCGAAAACAAAATGCTGGTCGTTGAAAACGACTGATGGTGATATCAGTAAGTGTAGTACGGTAAATGAAGATAGCCCAATTTGGTCAATTTTAACCAGTACCAATGATAACTGTTTGGGCAGTGAATGTGCGAATTATGAGGATTGCTATGTAGTTAAAGCCCGCCGTCGCGCGATGAATGCTGACATTGTGGTGGTTAATCATCATCTCTTTTTAGCCGATGTAGTGGTAAAAGAGACCGGTTTTGGCGAGTTGATCCCACAAGCCGATGTGATGATTTTTGATGAAGCCCATCAGATCCCCGATTTAGCTTGTCAATATTTTGGCATGCAGCTCTCCAGTCGACAGCTATTTGATTTAGCCAAAGAGATTATGCTCTGTTATCGCACTGAAGTTAAAGATATGTCACAGCTACAAAAGTGTGCAGATAAGTTAACCAAAAGCATTCAGGATTTGCGGTTAGCCATTGGTGAAAGTGGCTTCAAAGGTAATTTGCGTGATTTAGTGCAGCGGGATAAAGTCAAAACCAGTTTAGCGTTAATATTTGATGCTCTGGCTTTTTGTCATGAGGTATTACAACTTGCGTTAGGGCGAAGTGCCGTACTGGATAATTGTTTGGAAAGGATTAATGAGTATGATATTTTGCTCAAACGTCTGTTACAAGTTAATGAAGCGGGATTTAGCTATTGGTATGAGTGTAGCAGTTACCATTTTACCTTAGCCTTGACGCCATTATCAGTCAGCGACAAGTTTAGTGAGTTGTTAACGGAGCGCAAAAGTAGTTGGATCTTCACCTCTGCCACCTTATCGGTTGATCAAAATCTCGATTATTTTACTGACAGACTTGGATTGGATAAAGCTCAGCCGCTGTTATTAGTCAGTCCGTTTGATTATGAAAATCAGACCTTACTATGCGTGCCTCGCTATATTCCGTCACCAAATGAAAAAAATAGTGCCGCTAAATTAGCCGAGATCTTACTGCCGGTGATTGAGGCAAATCAGGGGCGCTGTTTTTGTTTATGTACCTCTTATGCGATGATGAATAGCCTGGCACAAGAGTTTAAGCAGAGCTCACTTTTACCTGTATTAGTTCAAGGTGAAACCAGTAAAACGAAATTACTTGAGCAGTTTATTGAAAAAGGCAATGCGATACTGGTTGCAACAAGTAGTTTCTGGGAAGGTATTGATGTACGTGGCGATGCGTTATCCTGTGTTATTATTGATAAATTACCTTTCAGTTCGCCAGATGAGCCTTTAATGAAGGCGCGTATGGAAGACTGTATTTTACGTGGTGAAGATCCATTTACTCAAGTGCAGATTCCTGAGGCGGTTATAACCTTAAAGCAGGGAGTAGGGCGCCTGATTCGCGATCATCATGATCGCGGTGTAATTATTATTTGTGATAATCGTTTAGTGATGAGGCCTTATGGTGCAACATTTATTAATAGTTTGCCTCCATCGCCCCGTACTCGAGATATGCATAAGGTGATTGATTTTCTTCAAATGAAAAAATAA